A window of the Nitrosopumilus ureiphilus genome harbors these coding sequences:
- the tatC gene encoding twin-arginine translocase subunit TatC — MSELDGINQHLEELRKRLLRIVLVIGIITAFVLTFHAEPIQVGGITVYYPLPEPLNNIAAQITNHMKINLVPEDVKLIQTAPGQAFFAQVYIAALVGIVVGMPVIVKEMVGFIKPALKENEIHVSRNITLPALGLFITGCIFSYSLVIPYILDFLYRYGESAGLITFLNVIEFVTFVLQFLLAFGFSFQLPLVMYAISVSGMVDSDFWRKNIRYAVVVIVIFGAVITPDGSGVTMWFIAGPMIALYGVGMAIIERKERKKLNT; from the coding sequence TATTAGTTATTGGAATAATTACTGCATTTGTTTTGACTTTTCATGCAGAGCCCATCCAAGTAGGAGGGATTACAGTCTACTACCCTTTACCAGAACCACTAAACAACATTGCAGCACAAATTACCAATCATATGAAAATCAATCTTGTTCCAGAAGATGTCAAGTTAATTCAGACAGCGCCAGGACAGGCTTTCTTTGCACAAGTGTACATTGCAGCACTAGTGGGAATTGTTGTTGGAATGCCAGTAATTGTAAAAGAGATGGTAGGATTTATCAAGCCAGCATTAAAAGAAAATGAAATTCACGTTAGCAGAAACATCACACTTCCAGCTTTAGGATTATTCATTACAGGTTGTATATTTTCGTATAGTTTGGTAATTCCATACATTTTGGATTTTTTATACAGATATGGTGAATCCGCAGGCCTGATAACTTTTCTTAATGTCATAGAATTTGTTACATTTGTATTGCAATTTTTACTGGCGTTTGGTTTTTCATTTCAGCTTCCGCTGGTAATGTATGCAATTTCGGTTTCAGGTATGGTAGATTCAGATTTTTGGAGAAAGAATATCAGATATGCAGTTGTAGTAATCGTGATCTTCGGAGCTGTTATCACTCCTGATGGAAGCGGTGTTACAATGTGGTTCATTGCTGGTCCAATGATTGCGCTTTATGGTGTAGGCATGGCGATTATTGAGCGTAAAGAACGCAAAAAGTTGAACACTTAA